The following is a genomic window from Rhinatrema bivittatum chromosome 12, aRhiBiv1.1, whole genome shotgun sequence.
GCAGGGGAGCCAGGGTTAGAATCCTGCTTCTCTCCCGTAGCCTCTcctttatgaccttgggcaagtcacttcatcatCTGGTGCCTCTGCAGGGCAGGGAAAGAACGATAGCACCTGAATTGTAATTTACCTCGAGCTCGGATGTGGAGCATAATCAAATCTAATCCAAGAGGGCCACTTTTCCGTGATTAAAACTCTGCCTCTTTTTGCTGGAAAAAGTactgcagaaaagcagtttacaGATTGTTGGGCGTTCTTGTTCCCTAGacagtttttaaagggaaagtatgctCATGTTTTCTCTTCAGAAATGCTGGAAAATGCATAGGGAAAAGTACCTGCAAACTTTGCAACAGCCtgtgtcattttgaaaattgtgctaGTGGAGTCTTATGCAAACAATGTGTTACTTCCCTATATCTATCTTTCTCCATAACTGTAAAATCACTGAGCATACtgtcattttttatttaacagatgATGGATTCAGCTacaaaagtgagagagagataatGGGTTGTGGGCAGCAGAGGCTGGAATGGAGAGACAGAGACCCCTCAAGAGCCAGCCCGGATTCTTCCTCTCACTGTGAAGGAGGCATCATTAGAGGAAAATCAAGGAGGCTGGAAGAGAGAGCTCAAAAAGGAGACCCACCCAATATATGTACTGAACGTGAGAGCAATTCCAAATGCTACTCAAAGCTTGTACAAACTCAGGGTCTCAGTGCGCGAGAGAGACCATGTCAAAGTGCTGATACCACAAACTCACATTCTCTTGAGCACCAAGTAATGACTGAATGCAAGAGCAAGTTCACAGAGAAGTCAGTTCACAGATCTATCCAGCAATATCATAAAAGTGAGCCAAAAACTACAGATATTGAAAGTGAGAAAAGAGCCTCTAAGAAAAACATTACAGCACACAGAAACCTTTATGCGCAAAAGAAACCATTAAGATGTACTCAATGTGAAAAATGCTTTGCAGGCAGAGCTGATCTAGAATGGCATTTAAATATTCACTTAGGAGGTTCATGTCAATTTATTGGAAGTGACAAAAAggatgcaaagaaatcaaaacttGGAGCAACAAGGAAACCTCATAGAGGAGAAAAGTGTTTTAAATGTaatgaatgtgaaaaatgttttagatGCAGATCACAGCTTAAAATTCATCAGGTAAGTCATACAGGAGAGAAAGCATTTCAGTGCTCTCAATGTCAGAAGTGTTTCAGTCGCATAAGTAATCTGAGAATACATGaaagaatccatactggagagaaaccatttaaatgttctgaatgtcaTAAATGTTTCAGTTGCATAAGCAATCTAAGAACACACGaaagaatccatactggagagaagccatttaagTGTTTGGACTGTAATAGATGTTTCAGTCAGATAAGCCATTTGAGAAAACATGAAAAAATCCACTCTGTAGAGAAACCGTTTATGTGTTCTGAATGTCATCAATGTTTTAGCCACATAAGCAATCTGAGAATACATGAAAGAACCCATGCTGTAgggaaaccatttaaatgttctgaatgtcaTAAATGTTTAAGTCACATAAGCAATCTGAGAAGACATGAAAGAATCCACACGGGAgtgaagccatttaaatgttctgcatGTGCAAAATGTTTTATTCAAAATTCTGATCTGCGACGCCATGAAAGGATACATACTTAgggatgcacaagatcagcattgTTACTAGAAGGGGTCAGTGCCAAGTGACAATTCCATGGAAtatatgaagagagagagaagatccgcAAGTACTTAgggatgcaatcagagaccaagaaactGTGACACAAAGATACAGAAATTTTCCCAATTTTATTGGGCGCAACTAGCCTTATAAAGAATTTCTAAGCACATATTCCTAtacatcagggcttcccaaacttgtcctggggtcACCACAGCCACTTGGAATTTCAagttttccacaatgaatatgcctgcgATAAacttgcataccatggagactcagtagatgcaaatttctcatgtgtatttattgtgggtatcctgaaaaccagattgactGTAggacccccaggacaggtttgagaagatGTTATACATATTACATCCTATGAACTCCAAGAGGAGCTCTCTTTGGCACactgcaagtattaagaagggaatgggcagtaaatttgagagattgagatcattccCAGCATACTCTGGCTTACAAATGAAGGTCATTCCTGACAAGATATGCACAAAACACACAACATTAAAATGGGCTCATGAATCTGTGCTAAATATTTTAGTTAAACATTTGAGCTGAGATGACAtcagaaaaaagggggaaagaagcatcagaatttgcaaaacaagagaaaaaaatctctttaaagaGCTGGAACAGCAAACAAGGTTAAACATAActtagaaaatgacagcagataaagacccaactGGTCcgtccaatctgcccagcaacaATTGGCAAAAGCACCAATACAATgagcaatacaaaaaaaaaaaaaaaaaactacttcaGGAACCCCCCATCGATAAAAGATTTTTACAGGAATGACTAAGGAGAAGTAAATTTGATGATGAGAGATTGATAGCTGCAGCACAGGACAGCATGGTTAAAAACTGGTAAAACAGAACACATGCAGATATCAAATCCAGAAAGACACAGCAAAGTGGCACGGCCCAGccactgggaaaacagaacacaTGCAGATATCAAATCCAGAAAGACACAGCAAAGTGGCACGGCCCAGCCACTGGGAAAACATTGCTGTACCAGAACACCACTGGGATCTTGTTCCTGACAGAAttgcagagaatgaagaagttcTGATCACCTGAGACGTTCTCATTCCCACGTAAAAAGAAGTTAAACTCGATGCTAGAAAGCCAGACATtgcggtaaaaaaaaaaccccaccacaaAAAGGGCATTGCTGATGGAAGTGTCAGTACTAAGCGACTACTCTGTGAAATGCacggagagagagaagatcctcgaGTACCAAAAGATGCAATTAGAGATCAAGAAAATGTAACACAGATAAAGAAATATTCCCAATTGCAAAAATGATCCCCACTGACCTGCTCCGTCTGGGATCCAAGGTTACGGCGCATAGGCAGGCCTGAGGCTGCCGTACACCAAAAAATGAACTGCCACACAGATTCACTCGGAGGTGTTACTAGtgttgtgcctcagggatcgggcCCTTGGAcaggttttttttcctcccaacattttcatgagcaacacagcagaaggattgtcgggaaagctttgtctttttgccgataataccaaaatctgcagcgGCATAGAGagtcaggaaggtgtggaaaatagtaaggatctagcaaagtttgaggaatggtctggatctgacagctaagatttaatgctaaaaaaatgcaagtCAAATTTAGGTTGCAAAAACTCAATGGAAAAGTACAGTATTGGGGTGAAATGTTTCCACGCATGAgaaaagagcaggatctgggggtgattgtatctgatgaccttaaggtggccaaacagatggataggGGAAGACGTATTGCCCCTATAGAAGAGGATACAACTGTCTCTTTGAGGAACACAGGGAAAGACTAAAAGGACTaacttggaccaatgattaaaacaaaCCCTAAGATGCCATAAggtgaaagaacataagaacatgccatactgggtcagaccaagggtccatcaagcccagcaccctgtttccaacagtggccaatccaggccataagaacctggcaagtacccaaaaactaagtctattccatgtaaccattgctaatggcagtggctattctctaagtgaacttaatagcaggtaatggacttctcctccaagaacttatccaaaccttttttttttttttatttatattttattggcaaCTAGAACAATAACATAGCCATAGTCACTTCAAATACAAACCACTTACATGTACAAGAAATCTTTTACAATCAATGTCTTGCCATTCTTTTCTGGttttccccccacctcccccaataCCAGGCGTGCTAGCTGATATATACTCCAGGGATGGGAGCTTTAAGCTTAGCTGTCTCCATCGTGTCCCAAGGGATCCCCCCAATGTCACCAGgtctatccaaaccttttttaaacacagctatactaactgcactaaccacatcctctggcaacaaattccagagtttaattgtgcattgagtgaaaaagaactttctcagattagttttaaatgtgccacatgctaacttcaagaaTTGCTAAGTAACCTCGGCAAGCATGTTATAATGGTCCTTATGTAGAAATAAAACAGTGTGGGCATTTAAAATATAATAGATTATCAAATGCTATTCTGATTATTTCAATTTCAGTATTTTGCATCTATATTTCAAAACCCTGTTTTTTGTTCTTGTGAAGTAATCTTTGTCCAGCTGTCATCTTGTGGTCCAGTCCACCTAGCAAACTGCAAAAATCAATTGATCAGACTGCTAATAAGAGGAAGAACACTTCTCTTTCCAAAGATCGACCAAAGTCCTAAAAAAACCTATGAACTAATAAATTAGC
Proteins encoded in this region:
- the LOC115073643 gene encoding zinc finger protein 658-like — protein: MSVLGSDQASVTFIDVAAYFMEVEWDSLGEWQKELYKTVIKEIHSILTSRGYSIVNPDVIFKIKKADEKYLTQRYEWEGKEHTNEPTISLPIVTSVFSLSIKQEEDLPFMCRPESESAEAIHPPVTGFPNVKPDLLIRFKQEEFRTEPQGCEELHEADSQGCSLDSTEEILKMEEPQLIEQKEGGAKMIETKTDDGFSYKSEREIMGCGQQRLEWRDRDPSRASPDSSSHCEGGIIRGKSRRLEERAQKGDPPNICTERESNSKCYSKLVQTQGLSARERPCQSADTTNSHSLEHQVMTECKSKFTEKSVHRSIQQYHKSEPKTTDIESEKRASKKNITAHRNLYAQKKPLRCTQCEKCFAGRADLEWHLNIHLGGSCQFIGSDKKDAKKSKLGATRKPHRGEKCFKCNECEKCFRCRSQLKIHQVSHTGEKAFQCSQCQKCFSRISNLRIHERIHTGEKPFKCSECHKCFSCISNLRTHERIHTGEKPFKCLDCNRCFSQISHLRKHEKIHSVEKPFMCSECHQCFSHISNLRIHERTHAVGKPFKCSECHKCLSHISNLRRHERIHTGVKPFKCSACAKCFIQNSDLRRHERIHT